A genomic segment from Actinoplanes sichuanensis encodes:
- a CDS encoding cytochrome P450 family protein — MTQDLQIDFTDPAFQNNPHPAYAQMRRTGPVRRVKLPSGLDAWLITRYEDGRRALTDPRLSKSMSPLGSTGAGQPSLTTAISRHMLAVDPPDHTRLRRLVSAAFTARRIESLRPRIEEISAGLLDALAEERSADLIDAFAFPLPIQVICELLGVPAEDQNAFREWSNVIVSGAFAADRLGPAINALVEYISALLAERREHPGDDLLSGLIQVGDQGDRLSPDELSSMVFLLLIAGHETTVNLIGNGTWLLLSERERWERLRADRALLPAAIEEFLRFEGPVETSTFRVATEPVEIGEVTIAAGDPVMVVLLSANRDDDRFPDAGELRLDRPNNAHLAFGHGIHYCLGAPLARLEAQIAFTALMDRFPGLRLATDPDELTWRPGTLLRGLHRLPVLL; from the coding sequence ATGACCCAGGATCTCCAGATCGACTTCACCGACCCGGCGTTCCAGAACAACCCCCATCCGGCGTACGCCCAGATGCGCCGCACCGGCCCGGTCCGCCGGGTGAAACTGCCCAGCGGCCTGGACGCCTGGCTGATCACCAGATATGAGGACGGCCGCCGGGCGCTGACCGACCCGCGACTGTCCAAGTCGATGTCGCCCCTCGGTTCGACCGGCGCCGGGCAGCCGAGCCTGACCACGGCGATCTCCCGGCACATGCTCGCGGTGGATCCGCCGGACCACACCCGTCTGCGCCGTCTGGTCTCGGCCGCGTTCACCGCCCGCCGGATCGAGAGCCTGCGGCCGCGGATCGAGGAGATCTCCGCCGGCCTGCTCGACGCGCTGGCGGAGGAGCGGTCCGCCGACCTGATCGACGCCTTCGCCTTCCCCCTGCCGATCCAGGTGATCTGCGAACTGCTCGGCGTCCCGGCCGAGGATCAGAACGCGTTCCGAGAGTGGTCCAATGTGATCGTGTCCGGCGCGTTCGCCGCCGACCGGCTGGGCCCGGCGATCAACGCGCTCGTCGAGTACATCTCCGCGCTGCTCGCCGAGCGCCGCGAGCACCCCGGCGACGATCTGCTCTCCGGGCTGATCCAGGTGGGCGATCAAGGTGACCGGCTCTCCCCCGACGAACTGTCCTCGATGGTCTTCCTGCTGCTCATCGCCGGTCACGAGACCACGGTTAACCTGATCGGCAACGGTACCTGGCTGCTGCTGAGCGAGCGCGAGCGGTGGGAGCGGCTGCGCGCCGACCGGGCTCTGCTGCCGGCCGCGATCGAGGAGTTCCTGCGGTTCGAGGGGCCGGTCGAGACCTCCACGTTCCGGGTCGCCACCGAGCCCGTGGAGATCGGCGAGGTCACCATCGCGGCCGGTGACCCGGTGATGGTGGTGCTGCTCTCGGCGAACCGGGACGACGACCGTTTCCCGGACGCCGGCGAGCTGCGGCTGGACCGGCCCAACAACGCGCACCTGGCGTTCGGGCACGGCATCCACTACTGCCTGGGCGCGCCGCTGGCCCGGCTGGAGGCGCAGATCGCGTTCACCGCGCTGATGGACCGGTTCCCGGGCCTGCGGCTCGCCACCGATCCGGACGAGCTGACCTGGCGTCCCGGCACCCTGCTGCGCGGTCTGCACCGACTGCCGGTCCTGCTGTAA